The following are encoded together in the Variovorax sp. PBS-H4 genome:
- a CDS encoding 2'-5' RNA ligase family protein, translating into MTPGHGVPQQRSEAAPQRPNTDRLFFALLPDAPAIARIERLIEDLRHDHGLKGRSLGASRFHVTLLHLGAFPGVPQVLVDAACAAVQALAVIPALQLGFDCVGSFSRRPSNMPLVLLGEDGLIAAKAFQQALCKAMVRAGEADGGAAHYTPHLTLLYDDTHVARRAVDPITWTANEFVLVRSLLGQGRHEVLARWSLHG; encoded by the coding sequence GTGACCCCGGGGCACGGCGTGCCCCAGCAGCGTTCGGAGGCGGCGCCCCAGCGGCCGAACACCGACCGGCTGTTCTTCGCGCTGCTGCCGGATGCACCGGCCATCGCGCGTATCGAGCGGTTGATCGAGGACCTGCGCCACGACCATGGGCTGAAGGGCAGGTCGCTCGGCGCCTCGCGCTTCCACGTCACGCTGCTCCACCTGGGAGCGTTTCCGGGCGTGCCCCAGGTGCTGGTCGATGCGGCCTGCGCGGCCGTCCAGGCGCTGGCGGTCATCCCCGCGTTGCAGCTTGGCTTCGACTGCGTGGGCAGCTTTTCCCGCAGGCCGAGCAACATGCCCCTGGTGCTGCTGGGCGAAGACGGCCTGATCGCCGCGAAGGCCTTCCAGCAGGCCCTTTGCAAGGCGATGGTCCGCGCCGGCGAAGCCGACGGGGGTGCCGCCCACTACACGCCTCACCTGACGCTGCTGTACGACGACACGCATGTCGCCCGGCGCGCGGTCGATCCGATCACCTGGACCGCGAACGAATTCGTGCTGGTGCGAAGCCTGCTGGGCCAAGGCCGGCACGAGGTGCTGGCGCGCTGGTCCCTGCACGGCTGA
- a CDS encoding LysR family transcriptional regulator — MTMHVTLRQLQAFVAVMEAGSFSEAAEAMHLSQAALSGLIRELESRVGVRLLDRTTRSVSPSAVGEAFEPMVRRVLASLDEALDSLSNLKDLRRGVVRLAAPEPLSCTLLPELIASYTARHPGIDVRFEDVPIELVLAGLQNGSTDVGFGPAGVAADDAIEAHVLWADPLWVALAPGDPLAEAASVSWKDLRATPVVNYMPNFSPNVLSQVPVRNHPRKIVPVHRVNTALSMLQVMRGAVVCPFITEPFVRGFGLAFLPLLQPQVSWRVAMFVRRGLSVSPAVESFLRFAREFTREKATGSAVGRGR, encoded by the coding sequence ATGACGATGCATGTGACGCTGCGCCAGTTGCAGGCCTTCGTGGCCGTGATGGAGGCGGGCAGTTTCTCGGAAGCCGCCGAGGCGATGCACCTCTCGCAGGCGGCACTCAGCGGCCTTATCCGCGAGCTCGAAAGCCGCGTCGGCGTGCGCCTGCTGGACCGCACGACGCGCAGCGTGTCGCCTTCCGCGGTGGGCGAGGCGTTCGAGCCCATGGTGCGGCGCGTGCTTGCCAGCCTGGACGAAGCACTCGACAGCCTGAGCAACCTCAAGGACCTGCGGCGCGGCGTGGTCCGGCTGGCTGCGCCGGAGCCGCTGTCCTGCACCTTGCTGCCGGAGCTGATCGCCAGCTACACGGCCCGTCATCCGGGCATCGACGTGCGCTTCGAGGACGTGCCGATCGAGCTCGTCCTGGCCGGGCTGCAGAACGGCAGCACGGATGTCGGCTTCGGACCGGCAGGCGTGGCGGCGGACGACGCCATCGAGGCACACGTGCTATGGGCCGACCCGCTGTGGGTGGCCCTGGCGCCGGGTGATCCGCTGGCGGAAGCCGCCTCGGTGAGCTGGAAGGATCTGCGCGCCACGCCGGTGGTCAACTACATGCCGAACTTCTCGCCGAACGTGCTGAGCCAGGTGCCGGTGCGCAACCATCCGCGCAAGATCGTACCCGTGCACCGGGTGAACACCGCGCTGTCGATGCTGCAGGTCATGCGCGGCGCGGTCGTCTGCCCTTTCATCACAGAACCCTTCGTGCGTGGCTTCGGGCTGGCTTTCCTGCCGCTGCTGCAGCCGCAGGTGAGCTGGCGCGTGGCCATGTTCGTGCGCCGTGGGCTGTCCGTCTCGCCGGCGGTGGAGAGCTTCCTGCGCTTCGCGCGCGAGTTCACGCGCGAGAAAGCGACCGGCAGCGCCGTCGGCCGCGGCCGCTAG
- a CDS encoding Bug family tripartite tricarboxylate transporter substrate binding protein codes for MKFTRRSLLGTAAACLSAGPASFAFSQDAWPSRPIRLISPYGAGGANDISARILAEYLGKNLGQQVVVENKPGAGTRLANELVAHAPGDGYTVLYAAAPYATAEALYGKQKFDTRKDLQPVALVAMAPLFLVVNAHSGFKTAQDLIAHGKTKPSGLDIGSPGAGSQPNLAAELMLRDAGIRGVIVHFRGDAPAYAELLAGRVDATLTAITTALPHIQAGKLRVLGVASTTRSALYPDAPPLREQGLPSVVASGWYGFMVPGTTPQPVVDRLQAATAKALAAPDIKQKLLAQGLEPSGSSAAEFRKFIDDESRKWGELIAKAGIKGE; via the coding sequence ATGAAGTTCACACGCCGGTCCCTGCTGGGCACCGCCGCAGCCTGCCTGTCGGCCGGCCCCGCATCGTTCGCCTTCTCGCAGGATGCGTGGCCGTCGCGCCCGATACGGCTCATTTCTCCCTACGGCGCGGGCGGCGCGAACGACATCTCGGCCCGCATCCTGGCGGAGTACCTGGGCAAGAACCTGGGGCAGCAGGTCGTCGTCGAGAACAAGCCGGGCGCGGGCACGCGCCTGGCCAACGAACTCGTGGCGCATGCCCCGGGCGACGGCTACACCGTGCTCTATGCCGCAGCACCGTATGCGACCGCGGAAGCGCTGTACGGCAAGCAGAAGTTCGATACGCGCAAGGATCTGCAACCGGTGGCGCTGGTCGCGATGGCGCCGCTGTTCCTGGTGGTGAATGCGCACTCGGGCTTCAAGACCGCGCAGGACCTGATCGCCCACGGGAAGACCAAGCCCAGCGGCCTGGACATCGGCTCGCCCGGCGCCGGCTCTCAGCCCAACCTGGCAGCCGAACTGATGCTCCGGGACGCCGGCATCAGGGGCGTCATCGTCCATTTCCGCGGCGATGCGCCGGCCTATGCCGAGCTGCTTGCGGGCCGCGTGGATGCGACCCTCACGGCAATCACCACAGCCCTGCCGCACATTCAGGCCGGCAAGCTGCGCGTGCTCGGCGTGGCCTCGACGACGCGCAGCGCGTTGTACCCGGACGCGCCGCCGCTGCGCGAGCAAGGCCTCCCTAGCGTGGTGGCCTCCGGCTGGTACGGCTTCATGGTGCCGGGCACCACGCCCCAGCCCGTGGTCGATCGTCTGCAGGCCGCAACGGCCAAGGCGCTGGCGGCCCCGGACATCAAGCAGAAGCTGCTGGCGCAAGGCCTGGAGCCCAGCGGCAGCAGCGCAGCGGAGTTCCGCAAGTTCATCGACGACGAGTCCCGCAAGTGGGGCGAGCTGATCGCCAAGGCCGGCATCAAGGGCGAATAG
- a CDS encoding carboxylesterase/lipase family protein — protein MSATQRNTSFGPVAGTDDRAATGTYSWKGLPFAKPPVGPLRWRAPVDPEAWATTRRATDFGPACVQTGRLYGPGLNNRYDATIGATLGQTLGSEDCLTLNIWEPAARPAAPRPVIVWVYGGSNITGYTADPVYDGAMLARTADAVVVSVNYRLGIFGFLNLAALKPGLAADNSGNFALLDLMKALEFVQKNIAEFGGDPGRVTLMGESAGAVNVYALMSSPMLSGRSPQLFHRVVALSGGLSTAATLPPGSIPGVLPSSVWATRGQALLAHSLIADGSVPDEAAAKVYLAGRTPQQIAEYLRGKSPDALLTTVRTRLAPLGMSASNPIPDGAVVATDPVAGVRAGHYVKVPVLAGSTRDETKLFPGLFALRPSLGGVSGRLIDDARVFSIAHAYDPEGPPATRLEDWIPAQYLPVNTPVTGFNARAQELNRIWFTAIRDDMLNALQSQQSSVWLYQFDWDELPRPFDDIFGAAHAFDLPFVFGNFGPSLFANISFTKANRPGRMALSQAMMKSLGAFAHSGDPNHPALGTAWRPWPARIVFDATPEAARISAR, from the coding sequence ATGTCCGCGACCCAGCGCAACACGAGCTTCGGCCCCGTGGCCGGCACCGACGATCGCGCGGCCACGGGGACCTACAGCTGGAAGGGCCTGCCCTTCGCCAAGCCGCCCGTGGGCCCGCTGCGGTGGAGGGCACCCGTCGATCCCGAGGCCTGGGCCACGACGCGCCGCGCGACGGATTTCGGCCCGGCCTGCGTGCAGACCGGGCGCCTCTATGGCCCCGGCCTGAACAACCGGTACGACGCCACCATCGGCGCGACGCTCGGGCAGACGCTGGGCTCCGAAGACTGCCTGACCCTCAACATCTGGGAGCCGGCTGCGCGTCCGGCTGCACCGCGTCCGGTCATCGTGTGGGTGTACGGCGGCAGCAACATCACCGGGTACACCGCCGACCCGGTGTATGACGGCGCCATGCTCGCGCGCACTGCCGACGCGGTGGTGGTGTCGGTCAACTACCGCCTCGGCATCTTCGGCTTCCTGAATCTCGCCGCGCTCAAGCCCGGCCTTGCTGCGGACAATTCCGGCAACTTCGCACTGCTGGACCTGATGAAAGCGCTGGAGTTCGTGCAAAAGAACATCGCCGAGTTCGGCGGCGACCCGGGACGCGTCACCTTGATGGGCGAATCGGCCGGCGCGGTCAACGTGTACGCGCTGATGAGCTCGCCGATGCTGAGCGGCCGATCGCCCCAGCTCTTCCACCGCGTGGTGGCGCTCAGCGGCGGCCTGTCCACGGCCGCGACGCTTCCGCCCGGCTCCATTCCGGGCGTGCTCCCATCCTCCGTGTGGGCCACGCGCGGCCAGGCCCTGCTGGCGCACTCGCTGATCGCCGACGGCTCGGTGCCGGACGAGGCGGCGGCCAAGGTTTACCTGGCCGGCCGCACGCCGCAGCAGATCGCCGAGTACCTCCGCGGCAAGTCGCCCGATGCCTTGCTGACCACCGTCCGCACGCGGCTCGCGCCGCTCGGCATGTCGGCGTCCAACCCGATCCCGGATGGGGCGGTGGTGGCGACCGACCCGGTCGCGGGCGTCCGCGCCGGCCACTATGTGAAGGTGCCGGTGCTCGCCGGCAGCACGCGCGACGAGACCAAGCTGTTCCCGGGCCTGTTCGCGCTGCGGCCCAGCCTGGGCGGCGTGAGCGGGCGCCTCATCGACGATGCGCGGGTCTTTTCCATTGCCCACGCGTACGACCCTGAAGGCCCGCCCGCGACGCGCCTCGAAGACTGGATTCCGGCGCAGTACCTGCCGGTGAACACGCCGGTCACCGGCTTCAATGCCCGCGCGCAGGAGCTGAACCGCATCTGGTTCACGGCCATCCGCGACGACATGCTGAATGCGCTGCAGAGCCAGCAGTCGTCGGTCTGGCTCTACCAGTTCGACTGGGACGAGCTGCCCAGGCCCTTCGACGACATCTTCGGCGCGGCGCACGCGTTCGACTTGCCTTTCGTCTTCGGCAACTTCGGCCCCTCGCTGTTCGCGAACATCTCCTTCACCAAGGCCAACCGCCCCGGCCGCATGGCCTTGTCGCAAGCCATGATGAAAAGCCTGGGTGCGTTCGCGCACAGCGGCGACCCGAACCACCCCGCGCTCGGGACGGCTTGGCGCCCGTGGCCCGCGCGCATCGTGTTCGACGCCACGCCGGAGGCCGCGCGCATCTCCGCCCGGTGA
- a CDS encoding acetate--CoA ligase family protein yields MATPDLDSFFTPRAIAIVGASATPRKIGAAPLRYLLDHGYAGEIYPINPTAPEVQGLRAYRNLREVGRPIDLAIFAIPAQLTEAALEDAIAAGVGNVVIFTGGFAETGPEGGEAQRRIMARARAHGIRVLGPNCLGFMNASRCVYATFSPVLATGLAPSGSVGIVTQSGAFGAYAYGMARERNVGLSTWIATGNEGDIDVAECIAWMAQDPATRVIMAYMEGCNDGARLKRALGLARSAGKPVVIVKVGRTPLGAMAAASHTAALAGDDAAFDALFRQFGAWRARTIDEFFDVAHCLAVSGLPANGKVGLLTVSGGVGVLLADAAAEAGLDVAAMPEAAQQRILARVPFAATRNPVDVTGQVTSEIDLLEVAANAMLGDGGYGSLLVFLAAAGLTPAMQEIQLKLARDLRRDLPGRLVMFSTLADPAQQRALEQLGCLTFTDPSRAIRVLAAMNFYREQGVHADIGAAGTAGTAGTAVSAAGSITLRPGTYNEADALDLLQRHGVPVVPMRRAQTQGEAVAAAQELGYPVAMKILSSDITHKSDVGGVALGVADAGSARAAYDRIVNAVRSAAPEARIDGVLTARMVRGVECILGVHRDPVLGHVVMLGAGGVNVELLRDVSFRVAPVDLQQARRMVGELKTAALLQGFRGAPKADIEALAHAIVQLSSFAVAAGDSLESVDVNPFAVLPQGEGAVALDAVVVGRSAEAGPTTVRDLVIETLPLFEMARMRSANTARRHPMEGFAGDGPGSTMRWVNQFTHTRKLISPDDKEVVTPNNDTLFTNAWLDLSAGPLVIQVPEMGERYWVLGFLDAWTNPWAYAGRRTTGGARQRLFVHGPNWQGPVPEGMHRISAPGDDVWVIGRILLDHDDEDLAQVHALQDGFGIVRPDASSALTRLDVLIDGRRPGVPGAGDYLRVIERMLERNPPPRPVRGWPPAAAALEESLQRAYAELREADARSELGGGWTTAVHVRTHFGEDFATRARVARNWIGTLGIEEAMYVMAEVDAQGRVLDGTHRYTLRFPVTGMPEVDTFWSVTLYRREDCLLARNPIDRYSIGDRTRGLLRDADGGLTLAIQADDPGPGKNWLPAPAGEGFYLTLRLYQPRRAHLEGTFRYPPVQRVD; encoded by the coding sequence GTGGCCACGCCAGACCTGGACTCCTTCTTCACGCCCCGCGCCATCGCCATCGTGGGCGCCTCCGCCACGCCCCGCAAGATCGGCGCGGCGCCCCTTCGCTACCTCCTCGACCACGGCTACGCGGGAGAGATCTACCCGATCAACCCGACGGCGCCGGAAGTGCAGGGCTTGCGCGCGTACCGCAACCTGCGCGAGGTGGGCCGGCCGATCGACCTCGCGATCTTCGCCATCCCTGCCCAGCTGACGGAAGCGGCCCTGGAAGATGCGATCGCCGCCGGCGTCGGGAACGTCGTGATCTTCACCGGCGGCTTCGCGGAAACGGGGCCGGAAGGCGGCGAGGCGCAGCGCCGCATCATGGCGCGCGCGCGTGCGCACGGCATCCGGGTGCTCGGGCCCAACTGCCTCGGTTTCATGAATGCGAGCCGTTGCGTCTACGCGACTTTTTCGCCGGTGCTGGCGACTGGACTGGCACCCTCGGGGTCGGTCGGCATCGTCACGCAGAGCGGCGCCTTCGGCGCCTACGCCTACGGAATGGCGCGCGAGCGCAACGTCGGGCTCTCGACCTGGATTGCCACGGGCAACGAAGGCGACATCGACGTGGCCGAATGCATCGCGTGGATGGCGCAAGACCCGGCGACGCGAGTCATCATGGCCTACATGGAAGGCTGCAACGACGGAGCGAGGCTCAAGCGCGCGCTCGGCCTGGCGCGCTCGGCCGGCAAGCCGGTCGTCATCGTCAAGGTCGGGCGCACGCCGCTCGGCGCCATGGCAGCAGCCTCGCACACGGCCGCACTGGCCGGCGACGATGCTGCCTTCGACGCCCTCTTCCGCCAGTTCGGGGCGTGGCGGGCCCGGACCATCGACGAGTTCTTCGATGTCGCGCATTGCCTGGCGGTGTCGGGCTTGCCGGCGAACGGCAAGGTCGGCCTGCTCACCGTCTCGGGCGGGGTCGGCGTGCTGCTCGCGGACGCGGCCGCGGAGGCAGGGCTCGATGTCGCAGCCATGCCCGAGGCGGCGCAGCAACGCATCCTCGCCCGCGTGCCTTTTGCAGCCACCCGCAACCCGGTGGACGTGACGGGCCAGGTCACTTCCGAGATCGACCTGCTCGAAGTGGCTGCCAACGCCATGCTCGGCGATGGCGGCTATGGCAGCCTGCTCGTGTTCCTCGCGGCCGCGGGCCTGACGCCCGCAATGCAGGAGATCCAGCTGAAGCTCGCGCGCGACCTGCGCCGCGATCTTCCGGGCCGGCTGGTGATGTTCAGCACCCTGGCCGACCCGGCGCAGCAGCGCGCGCTGGAACAGCTCGGCTGCCTCACCTTCACGGATCCGAGCCGTGCCATCCGCGTGCTCGCGGCGATGAACTTCTACCGCGAGCAAGGGGTGCACGCGGACATCGGCGCCGCCGGCACCGCAGGCACCGCAGGCACCGCCGTTAGCGCGGCCGGGTCCATCACGCTGCGGCCGGGCACCTACAACGAGGCCGATGCGCTGGACCTGCTGCAACGCCACGGCGTGCCCGTGGTGCCGATGCGCCGGGCGCAGACGCAGGGCGAAGCGGTTGCCGCCGCGCAGGAACTCGGCTATCCCGTGGCGATGAAAATCCTCTCCTCGGACATCACGCACAAGAGCGACGTCGGCGGAGTCGCACTCGGCGTCGCCGATGCGGGGAGTGCCCGCGCCGCCTACGACCGGATCGTGAATGCCGTCCGCAGCGCAGCGCCGGAGGCGCGGATCGACGGCGTGCTAACGGCAAGGATGGTGCGCGGCGTCGAATGCATCCTCGGCGTGCACCGCGATCCGGTCCTCGGCCACGTCGTGATGCTGGGCGCCGGCGGGGTGAACGTGGAGCTGCTGCGGGATGTCAGCTTCCGCGTGGCGCCGGTCGACCTCCAGCAGGCGCGCCGCATGGTCGGCGAGCTCAAGACCGCGGCCTTGCTGCAGGGCTTCAGGGGGGCGCCCAAGGCCGACATCGAAGCCCTCGCGCACGCGATCGTGCAGCTGTCGTCGTTCGCCGTTGCGGCGGGGGACAGCCTCGAATCCGTGGATGTGAACCCCTTCGCCGTGCTGCCGCAAGGCGAAGGGGCCGTTGCGCTCGACGCGGTTGTCGTCGGGCGATCCGCCGAGGCAGGCCCCACAACCGTGCGCGACCTGGTGATCGAGACGCTGCCGCTCTTCGAGATGGCGCGGATGCGGTCCGCGAACACCGCCCGACGGCATCCGATGGAAGGCTTCGCCGGCGACGGGCCGGGCTCCACGATGCGGTGGGTCAACCAGTTCACGCACACGCGCAAGCTGATCTCGCCCGACGACAAGGAAGTCGTGACGCCGAACAACGACACCTTGTTCACCAACGCATGGCTCGATCTCTCCGCGGGGCCCCTGGTCATCCAGGTGCCGGAAATGGGCGAGCGCTATTGGGTGCTCGGCTTCCTGGACGCATGGACCAACCCCTGGGCCTACGCCGGCCGGCGCACGACGGGGGGCGCACGGCAGCGCCTCTTCGTGCACGGCCCGAACTGGCAGGGGCCGGTGCCGGAGGGGATGCACCGCATCAGCGCGCCGGGCGACGACGTGTGGGTCATCGGCCGCATCCTGCTCGACCACGACGACGAGGACCTGGCGCAGGTTCATGCGCTTCAAGATGGCTTCGGCATCGTCCGGCCGGACGCGTCATCCGCGCTGACGCGGCTGGATGTGCTGATCGACGGCCGCCGTCCGGGCGTGCCGGGCGCCGGCGACTACCTGCGCGTGATCGAGCGCATGCTGGAGCGCAACCCTCCCCCGCGGCCGGTCCGCGGCTGGCCGCCAGCAGCGGCGGCGCTCGAGGAGTCGCTTCAACGCGCCTACGCCGAATTGCGCGAGGCGGACGCACGCTCCGAACTCGGCGGCGGCTGGACCACTGCCGTCCACGTGCGCACGCATTTCGGCGAGGACTTCGCCACCCGCGCCCGCGTCGCCCGCAACTGGATCGGCACGCTGGGCATCGAGGAGGCCATGTATGTGATGGCCGAGGTCGATGCGCAAGGCCGCGTGCTGGACGGAACACACCGTTACACGCTGAGGTTTCCGGTGACGGGCATGCCGGAGGTCGACACCTTCTGGTCGGTCACGCTCTACCGCCGTGAAGACTGCCTGCTGGCAAGGAACCCCATCGACCGGTACTCCATCGGCGACCGCACCCGCGGGCTGCTTCGCGATGCCGATGGCGGCTTGACGCTGGCGATCCAGGCGGACGACCCCGGCCCGGGAAAGAACTGGCTGCCCGCACCGGCGGGCGAGGGCTTCTACCTGACATTGCGGCTCTACCAGCCGCGCCGGGCCCACCTGGAGGGGACGTTCCGCTATCCACCGGTGCAGCGCGTGGACTGA
- a CDS encoding MFS transporter codes for MSSISHTHPEPSSAPLERDARLTTADHSKVAPGEIAVGVVIGRASEYFDFFVYGIASVLVFPALFFPFEQRLEGTLYAFVIFSFAFIARPIGTVISMHVQRRWGRATKLTIALFMLGTSTVGIAFLPGYESAGALAIVLLSILRVGQGLALGGSWDGLPSLLAMNAPPNRRGWYSMLGQLGAPLGFVVASGLFAFLWASLSLDDFLAWGWRYAFFVAFAINVVALFARLRLVVTHEYEQLMEEGELEPTSVVDLVRTQGGNLLIGAFAALASYALFHLVTVFPLSWIRLYSEQSITEFLMIQIVGAFLAAGGIVASGWIADRVGRRRTLGTLAVMIAVFSGFAPTLLGGGTLGQDVFMLVGFVLLGLSYGQASGTVTANFARKYRYTGAALTADLAWLIGAAFAPLVALGLSANFGLAYVSVYLLSGAACTLAALSINRALEARGDES; via the coding sequence ATGTCCAGCATCAGTCACACCCATCCCGAACCCTCGTCCGCCCCTCTCGAGAGGGATGCCCGGCTCACCACCGCCGACCATTCGAAGGTCGCACCCGGCGAGATCGCCGTCGGCGTCGTCATCGGGCGCGCGTCCGAATATTTCGACTTCTTCGTCTACGGCATCGCTTCGGTGCTGGTCTTCCCGGCCCTGTTCTTCCCTTTCGAACAGCGGCTGGAGGGCACACTTTACGCCTTCGTCATCTTCTCGTTCGCATTCATTGCGCGGCCCATCGGCACGGTGATCTCGATGCACGTGCAGCGCCGCTGGGGACGCGCCACCAAGCTCACCATTGCCCTTTTCATGCTGGGCACCTCGACCGTCGGCATTGCCTTCCTGCCGGGCTACGAGAGTGCGGGAGCGCTGGCCATCGTGCTGCTGTCGATCCTGCGCGTCGGGCAGGGCCTGGCGCTCGGCGGCTCCTGGGACGGCCTGCCTTCGCTGCTCGCCATGAACGCGCCGCCGAACCGGCGTGGCTGGTACTCGATGCTGGGCCAGCTCGGCGCGCCGCTGGGCTTCGTGGTGGCCAGCGGCCTGTTCGCATTCCTCTGGGCCAGCCTGTCGCTCGACGACTTCCTCGCCTGGGGCTGGCGCTACGCCTTCTTCGTGGCTTTCGCGATCAACGTGGTGGCCTTGTTCGCGCGGCTGCGGCTGGTCGTCACGCACGAGTACGAGCAGCTGATGGAAGAGGGCGAGCTCGAGCCCACCAGCGTGGTCGACCTGGTTCGCACGCAGGGCGGCAACCTGCTCATCGGCGCATTCGCAGCACTCGCGAGCTACGCGCTGTTTCACCTGGTCACGGTGTTCCCGCTGTCGTGGATCCGGCTCTACTCCGAGCAGTCCATCACCGAGTTCCTGATGATCCAGATCGTCGGCGCCTTCCTGGCGGCGGGCGGCATCGTGGCTTCGGGATGGATCGCCGACCGCGTCGGCCGGCGCCGCACCCTGGGCACCCTGGCCGTGATGATCGCGGTCTTCAGCGGCTTCGCACCGACGCTGCTGGGCGGCGGTACGCTGGGCCAGGACGTTTTCATGCTCGTCGGCTTCGTGCTGCTGGGCCTTTCGTACGGCCAGGCCTCCGGCACCGTGACGGCGAATTTCGCGCGCAAGTACCGCTACACCGGCGCTGCGCTGACGGCCGACCTGGCCTGGCTCATCGGCGCCGCTTTCGCGCCGCTGGTGGCGCTGGGCCTGTCGGCCAATTTCGGGCTGGCCTATGTCAGCGTCTACCTGCTGTCGGGCGCCGCGTGCACGCTGGCGGCGCTCAGCATCAACCGCGCGCTGGAGGCGCGCGGCGACGAGTCGTGA
- a CDS encoding tetratricopeptide repeat protein — protein MFTRIIHLAAAAVLVTLALQAPPAQAVDSASLPSSIRLANARALIEAKDWKGAIAELQGVDAPNDADWNNLMGFSHRKAKKPDYVAAERYYDTALRIEPSHRGALSYSGELYLVLDNLPKAEQRLTTLKLVCNNACPEQERLAQAIARYKAAGKYVPEPEEPTPGSARPTQ, from the coding sequence ATGTTCACCAGGATCATTCACCTTGCCGCTGCCGCAGTTCTGGTCACGCTCGCGCTGCAAGCGCCGCCGGCACAGGCCGTCGACTCGGCCTCCCTGCCCTCTTCGATCCGCCTTGCCAACGCACGGGCCCTGATCGAGGCCAAGGACTGGAAAGGCGCCATCGCCGAACTGCAGGGCGTGGATGCCCCCAATGATGCGGACTGGAACAACCTGATGGGCTTCAGCCACCGCAAGGCGAAAAAGCCCGACTACGTCGCGGCCGAACGCTACTACGACACCGCCTTGCGCATCGAGCCGAGCCACCGTGGCGCACTCTCGTATTCCGGCGAGCTCTACCTGGTGCTCGACAACCTGCCGAAAGCCGAGCAGCGCCTGACGACGCTGAAGCTGGTGTGCAACAACGCCTGCCCCGAGCAGGAGCGCCTGGCCCAGGCGATCGCGCGCTACAAGGCGGCCGGCAAGTACGTGCCGGAGCCCGAAGAGCCGACGCCAGGCAGCGCGCGCCCCACACAGTGA
- a CDS encoding alpha/beta fold hydrolase: MQKAAPPPLAPPPARQQIRFARGHDGVQLAYAVCGQGPLLIKAATWLSHLEFDWESPVWRHVLEGLSANATLVRYDERGCGLSDWDPEDLSFDSWLRDLETLVDALGVQRFGLLGISQGASIAIAYAARHPDRVSHLVLHGGYARGRLVRNPTPEQREEAETMRKLAELGWGKQDTAFRQFFTSQFIPGGTPEQHRWFNELERISTSPANAARFMREFDQIDVVARLAEVRCPTLVLHSTRDVRVPFAEGRLIASAIPDARFVPIDSGNHLVMAHEPAWAHWLAEVRRFLGETAPVRDPMFETLTARERALLELLAQGRDNAQIAATLGLAEKTVRNRLTSVFSKLEVDGRGRAIVLARESGFGKLSA, encoded by the coding sequence GTGCAGAAAGCGGCCCCGCCTCCCCTCGCCCCTCCACCCGCCAGGCAGCAGATCCGCTTCGCCCGCGGCCACGATGGCGTGCAGCTGGCCTACGCCGTCTGCGGCCAGGGCCCGCTGCTGATCAAGGCGGCCACCTGGCTATCGCACCTCGAGTTCGACTGGGAAAGCCCGGTGTGGCGCCATGTGCTCGAAGGGCTGTCCGCCAACGCCACCCTCGTGCGCTACGACGAGCGCGGCTGCGGCCTGTCCGACTGGGACCCGGAGGATCTGAGCTTCGACAGCTGGCTGCGCGACCTGGAGACGTTGGTCGACGCGCTGGGTGTCCAACGCTTCGGCCTGCTCGGCATCTCGCAGGGCGCGTCCATCGCCATCGCCTATGCCGCGCGGCACCCCGATCGCGTGAGCCACCTGGTGCTGCACGGCGGCTACGCGCGCGGCCGCCTGGTGCGCAACCCCACGCCCGAGCAGCGCGAAGAGGCCGAGACGATGCGCAAGCTCGCCGAGCTGGGCTGGGGCAAGCAGGACACGGCCTTCCGCCAGTTCTTCACCAGCCAGTTCATTCCCGGCGGCACACCCGAACAGCATCGCTGGTTCAACGAGCTGGAGCGCATCTCCACGTCGCCGGCCAACGCTGCGCGCTTCATGCGCGAGTTCGACCAGATCGACGTCGTCGCCCGTTTGGCCGAGGTGCGCTGCCCCACGCTGGTGCTGCACAGCACGCGCGACGTCCGCGTGCCCTTTGCCGAGGGGCGGCTGATCGCGAGCGCGATTCCAGACGCGCGCTTCGTGCCGATCGACAGCGGCAACCACCTGGTCATGGCGCACGAGCCGGCCTGGGCCCACTGGCTGGCCGAGGTGCGCCGCTTCCTGGGCGAAACGGCGCCCGTGCGCGACCCGATGTTCGAGACCCTTACCGCTCGCGAGCGCGCGCTGCTCGAACTGCTGGCCCAGGGCCGCGACAACGCCCAGATCGCGGCAACGCTCGGCTTGGCGGAGAAGACCGTTCGCAACCGCCTGACCAGCGTGTTCTCCAAGCTGGAAGTCGATGGCCGCGGCCGCGCGATCGTGCTGGCGCGCGAGTCGGGCTTCGGCAAGCTGAGCGCCTGA